The following DNA comes from Methanosarcina vacuolata Z-761.
CATCAGTGTATGAACCCATACCTCCTGTATTGGGCCCTAGATCTCCTTCATAGGCTCTTTTGTGGTCCTGCACGGCAGGGAAGAAAACAAGGCTTTTTCCGTCTACAAAGGCCTGAAGCGTAAATTCCTCTCCTATAAAGCGTTCCTCGATGACTACAGACCCTTTTTCAAGCAGCTCACTTGTGTAGGATTTGGCGGCTTCCAGGTCAGGGAGCTGGTCTCCCATAACTTTTACGCCTTTGCCCCCTGTAAGACCTGAGGGTTTGACTGCCACATCGCCCAGTTTCTCTATGAAAGCGTGCGCAGGTTTTTCCTCTGTGAAAACTTCATAGGCAGGGCAGCCTTCGATTCCATATTTTTTCATGAAATTTCTTGCCCAGGCCTTGTCAAACTCTATAATTGCACAGGCTTTTTTAGGTCCCACAACCGGAATTCCGGCTTCCCATAGGGCATCTGCAACTCCTGCTGCAAGAGGGGCTTCAGGGCCTACAAAAGCCATTTCGACGTTTCTGGCTTTTGCGTACTCAACAACTTTTTCAACTTCAGTTTCCTTCTCAAGGAGAAAGTCCTCACAGAGGGCGGCAATTCCGGGATTTTTTTTCGCCATTAACGCATAAAGAGAGGGATTATGCTTGCTTTTCTTGATTCCTTCGGCGATTGCGTGTTCCCTTCCGCCTCCGCCGATAAGCAAAATTTTCATTTTTATTCTCCTGGTTTTAAAAAGATTCCTATTATTTTCAAGTATAAGTATGGTTTCAATATGTACTCATAATAAGGTGAAATAGATGAGATAAGAAAAAGGTAATGAATTTTCAGTCCTCAAAACCTTTCAATGCTGCTTTATGCAGCTGTCTCTTTTTATTGACAATTTGCTGATTACTCATTAACAATTTGCTGATTACTCATTAACAATTTGCTGATTACTCGTTAATTATTTATTTGCAGTTTGTTGGCAACTTGCTGGCAATTTATTACCAAATACTTTAGTAAAGAATATACTGAAGGACCTCCTAGTTCTTTATTTCTTCTAATAAATATCTTTTCATTGTCAGGCTCCAAATTTAACTAAAAATTTTCCTTTTTGAGATCGGTTTCAGATTTTTGCTCCACCTTTTCCAGTGATTGAAATCCTTTTTCCATGAATAGGATATCTCAGGTTTTCCTGGCGGGGTAAAACCAGCCCTTTTCCTGAGACGAAAATCCTAATTTTTATAAAGTAAAAACTAATTAGACTATTTCAGGAGATGAAAAGCATGAATCAAAATCCATATGAAATCTTCCAGAAAGAATGTCCTGAAGTAGCAGCACGTTTTAATGACCTTATTGAAGCCCAGAAAGCGTTGAAAGGCCTTGATGCTAAAACAAAACAATTGATTACCATAGCCATCCAGACTGCGAACCGAAACCCACGAGGCGTACAGATGCATGCAATGATGGCAAGGAACGAGGGTGCAGCTCGTGAAGAAATTATCGCTGCAGTGGTTCTGAACCTTCACCATTCCGGTTTTGCTAAAGTTCTTGAGTGCCTTCCTGCAGCAATTGATGGATTTGAAGGTAAAATCTGAAAAACTTCAGTATCGATAAGTGCTCTCGCACTTCCTTTACTTTAAGAGGTCGCGTGCACTTACGAGAGGTACAAGCTCCGTACCTGCCTCTTTTAAGTTTTCTATTGCTCCTTCTTCCCTGTCCACAACACTGATTACATATTTGACGCTTGCTCCGGTTTCCCTGACAACCTCAATTGCGTTCCTGACCGAACCTCCACTTGTTGTTACGTCTTCGAGCATTACAAGCCTGTCTTCCGGTCTAATATCGCCCACAAACCTGCTCTTTGTACCGTAGTCCTTTATAGATTTCCTGACTATAAGCAGAGGAAGCTCGGTTTCCATAGAAACTGCAGTTGCTAATGGCACACCTCCAAGTTCCACTCCTGCTATTATGTTCACATCCATCTGTTTTATCCTGAATGCTGCCTGTCGTGCTATAAGTTTCAGGGTTTTAGGGTCAGTACTGGCCTTTTTGATGTCTATATAATACTTGCTTTTCTTTCCTGAGGCAAGTGTGAAATCCCCGTAGCGAACGGCTCCGCAGGCCTTGAGGGCTGCGATTAGTTCCTGTTTCTGATTCTCAATGTTATTTCCTGTTTCTAAATTTGTTTTGCTCATTCTCTCACCGTATTTGCAGCCTTATTAGCGCTATAAGTGCTTTATTAAAGTTCTTCCTGTACTGATTCTTATGAATTTCCAGTATAATTTCACCAGGGTTCTTTCTTTACACCTATAAAGTATCCGATTATATTTGTTGCAAGATGGAGCAGAGGCGTTATTATAATAACGGTAAGCATGATCCCGTGAGTGAAATTACTCACAAACCACTCAGGGGCTACAAGGTATGTAAATACCCAGGCTCCCACAACAAAATCAAGCTGGTCTACCAGAGGAAGAGATGCTCCTCTTTTCAGGCCCATCCTGCGCTTGAAAAAGCTCTTGAACATATCCCCGAACAGAGCGCCGGATGCGAGGGCGAGCACAATTATTAAAGAGCTTTTGTAATCCGGGCCAAAGGCAGGCATTTTGATCCCCATAACCTCAAACCCTCTGGAACTCAGCCAGATCTCAATACATCCTGCAATAAACCCGCAAAATATACCTGAAAAGAGCCCTCTATAAGTCTTTCCGTCTCCAAGGATCCTTCTTCCATCCTTATAGGTCTTACCCCAATCAATCGGCTTTCCGCCACCAAAAACAGCTGCAAATGGATTGGAAAGGTATGCTGGAAGCATCAACCAGAAGGCTTTAATTATCAGCTCGATCGTGATATCAACTCTTTGTATAGGTTTGTTTTTTGAGGCGAGCTTAACTTTCTGGATATCGCCGTACTTTTTAATTCGCTATTACTTTTTAATTCTCTATATAATTGCCCACGGAGCATACCAGTAACTTTTGCTCGCTGTCTTACTCTGCTTTTTAATCAGTCAGTTACGATTAAGATATCGACTTAAAAATGGAGTTATCAATTGACTTAAGTAATTTAAGTAATGGATCTTAGATAAGGGCTTAACGTACTCAATTGATGGGATTATGTAACTATTGACTCTATTTAATTGTATTTCTTTTTACGTTTTAATCTTAATTAGCGCTTCCCAGTGCCTTTATACTATGCTATCCTTATACTATGCTATCCTGAATAGTTTTTCGAAGAATAATTAAATTTGAGATGATGAGAAAAGTCTATGAAAACGAAGAAAAACAAGTGCCAATGAAATCTCATAATAGGAAAGTAAGGATTTAGAAATGTGAAGGTTTCTAGATAGGTAATGGAATTTTATAGCACTTTTTGTACAATCTTGAAATAAAAATTGGTGTCGATCGGGGTGAATAGTCCCCAGATCTTCTCACACGCTATATAGAAAAGAAACGCTTAATAAGGAATTATTTTTTTCTCTTTTCCTTTGCAAGTTTCTTTTTGGCGTCCTTGCTACCTGCAGAAGCCAGTTTTTCCAGCTCTTCCATCTTTTCTTTTTTAGCGCTCTTCTTCTTATCCATATCTTTTTTAGACATTGCCATAGTGAGTACCTTCATAGGTTTTGGTGAAGTTGCGATATCTGTACAGGCATTGCTTATGTAAGATGCCTCAATAGATCTCGCGTAATCTACCTTTTTCAATTTTAAAAGTATTTATCAGTTTCCAGCCAAATTAATCTTTTTGGCAGAGTGCCATGTCAGGTTAAAGGTTTTAACTTCTCCGATAAGATTGAAATATTCATGAAAAAGGGAATTAAAAGTGATAAATTCCCTAAAATAACTTTTACTTGCGTTATCGTCCTTCTCTTTCCTTCCTGTATTTGCACATTGCCGCGACGAGACCATTGAATGGAGGAGACGGCCTTCCAGGCCTTGACCTGAACTCAGGATGGAACTGGGAACCAAAGAAGAAGCGCTTGCCAGGAATCTCGGCAATCTCCATCCTGTTCTTGTTTTTGCCGGAAAAGACAATGCCGTAAGACTCAAGTCTTTCAACAAATTCCGGGTTAACTTCATACCTGTGGCGGTGGCGCTCGACAATGTAATTGGTCCCGTAAATTTTAGCGGCAATAGAGCCTTCTTTCAGGATGGCTTCATAGTCCCCAAGGCGCATGGTTCCGCCCATGTCTGCAACACCGTTTTGCTCAGGCAGGAGGTCAATTACAGGGTAGGGTGTATCTTCGTCAAATTCCGTACTGTTTGCCCCTTTGAGTTTGGCCACATTTCTGGCAAACTCGATGACTGCAAGCTGCATACCCAGGCAGATCCCAAGGAATGGAATATCGTTTTCCCTGGCAAACTTAATTGCCATCATCTTGCCTTCTGTGCCTCGCCCGCCAAAACCGCCCGGAATAAGAATCCCATCATACTGTGTCAGCTTCTCAATCTCGGCTGGATTTTCTTCCAGGATTTCGGCTTCAACCATATTGACTTCAACCCTGCATCCGTTATCAATTCCTCCATGCTTGACAGCTTCAAGGATGCTGAGGTAAGAATCCTCAAGGTTGGTATATTTTCCGACAATTGCAAGTTTTACCGTATCAGTTGTAGATTTCATCCTTGCAACCATCTCTTTCCATGCACCGTTTTCAACATTGGAATCCAGTTGCAGGTGTTTCATGAGCTGGGTGGTTAATCCCTGCTCTTCTATCTCAAGAGGCACTTCATAAATATCATCGGCATCATGAGCGCTGATAACCAGTTCCTGGGGCACATCACAAAATAGGGCAATTTTCTCTTTGGCGCTTTCCTGAAGAGGAGACTTTGACCTTACAACGATTACTTCAGGACTGAGCCCAAGGGCACGGAGTTCCTTTACGGAATGCTGGGAAGGCTTGGTTTTTTGCTCTCCCTGAAGGTCTTCCATAGCCAGGGTGACATGAATAAATGCAATATTTTCGGAAGGTTCTTCCCTGTGCATCTGACGTACAGCCTCAAGGAAAGGCATGCTTTCAATGTCCCCAACAGTCCCTCCGATTTCAATAAGACAGATATCAGCCCCACTCCGGGCTGCAACCTTTCTGATCCTGTTTTTGATCTCATTTGTGACGTGGGGAATAATCTGAACGGTTTTTCCGAGGTAGTCTCCTCTCCTTTCTTTGGAAATTACTTCTAAGTAGATCTTGCCTGTGGTAAGGTTATGGTCCCTCGTAAGTTCAGTGTCAAGGAACCGCTCGTAATTCCCAAGATCCAGGTCAACTTCACCTCCGTCTTTGAGCACAAAAACTTCCCCATGCTGGTAGGGGCTCATGGTGCCTGCATCAATATTGATGTAAGGGTCGATCTTGATAGCCGTAACTTTATAACCTTTGTTTTTAAGGTTTCTTCCAATGGATGCGATGGTAATGCCTTTTCCAAGCCCGCTCATCACCCCACCGGTAACTATGATGTACTTCATGGATAAGCTTCCTCATTAGTTTTTCCTAATAGTGGTTTCAGACTACTATAAAGGTTATTACGCGGAGTTAGACAGGAAATAATCAAATTAGTAATGTATAAAAATCTGTCATTAATCCTCTTGTACGAACACAATACCAATATCTTCATGATATAAAAATTACTCCCAACTTCTAAAAATGGACAGACTCAAATAAGAAGTGAGAGTAAGAGAATAGACCTGATGATGAATAACTCATAAAGTAATGGCTAAAGTGCCGGCCGACGGAAAATCTGGATTGAGGGAGAATAAGATTCAGTAAAGCACATTTTTTCTAGTTTTTAGATAATTCAGAATTATGAATATTTGGAATGTATTTTTCCATGCATTTTTATTGATTTTGTTGAGCATGTGCTCACAGCTAATTCAAGAAGTTGATTCAGTTGTTGCAAAATCACCTTATTTTTGAGGGGGGCAGAATGTGAGTTTATAACTGAGATTAACTTCAGGTTTATAACTCAGAATTTACCTCTGAAACCGAAGTGAGAATTAGCTTCAGGTGCATAAGTAAAAATTCATATGGTTCTTCGTTGTTTTGTGTGGACATCCTCATAATTTCCTCATAATTTCCTCATAAAAACCAGGGGAGTCTTGAATTGAAAATCATCTTATCCATAGGGGATGACGAAGAACCATTCATCTTATTCAGAACTGATTTTTGGCTTGAATCCCACAACGTTCAAAAAAATCAAATTTAAATTTAGAGAATTAAATAAAAATTTTGGCAGACGTGAAGATACATGGTGAATATTAACTAATTAATGTAGAATGAAGAGCAAAATTAGTAATAAATTGTATAAATAAAAAAATTAAGTTGTGCTTTTGAAAGGGGATCGGAATGTGAGTTATAAACCTGAAATGAGCTCTGACTGAACCTGAAAATCAACTTTCAGTTATAATCTGAAGTGAATTGAGTGGATATCAGGTTCAAAATGGATATAAGTCTCAGGTTTAAAACTGTAATTCTCCTAAAGGTTTTAGCTCTCTTCTGCAATTTTTAGCAGAATATATATCATGCAGGTCACAAAAAGTATTGAAAACAAAACCGACTGGGCAAAGCTGACCTTAAACTGCAGGCCCGATGGCAGTATAAAGTAGAGGAAGAATAAGCATGCAAGTAGTAAAAAGCCTCCAAAAGCAATATTCAGAGGAAGTTTTTCGTTATCACTTATATGTATTGGACTCTTTCTTTCGGTGGCTGAAAAGCTTCCTTTAAAACTTCTGTGGATAAAAGATGAAAACCCGCCAAAATCGTTTCCTGATTTAGGGTGAGAGAGTTTTATAGGTAGTGTAGTTGAGGATCTTTGAGAACTCAATTCATCTTCCTGATTTCCTGCATGGGACTCGTCTTCGGAGTGTTCCTGCGGCTTTGGATCGATTTTTCCAAGCTGGACTGGAAAACCTTTCTTTCTGGAGCCATAACCCGCTGTGATATAGATCTGCCCTTTTGTAAGCACCCTGCCTTCTTGCGGGATTCTTGCAACTACAGAAACGTATTCTTTCTGAAGCACATATGGGTTATCCCTCAGAAAAATGATCTGACCTTTCAATTCGTCACTTACTGAGAAGTGAATATGCGTAGGGGACCCGTAGTTTGTGATCAGGACCTCAAAGGTTTCTTCTCCGCCGGGAGAAAGAGAAATCTCAACACTTTCCTTTTCGAACTCAATTGAGTTTATCTCTTGTCGGTTGATAATAACATTCTGGAATGTCTGCTGCAAGTTTAACCCTCACATCAGTTTCTAAGGTCAGGAGGAAGTAAATTTGGGATTCCTTCGTCGATGGGATAGTGCTCTTTGCATACAGGGCAGTAGAGGGTTCCGGATATAACCTCTCCTTCATTTTCTTCGACAACGTTCAAAACCAGGTCGCCCTTACATATAGGGCAGGCCAGAATATCCATAAGATCTCTTTTCACCAAAATTCACCATTAAAGTCGCTTTACCTATAAGAGGAGACAAAGTTTAACATTAAATAAGGAAAGTTGATTGTTTTTAATCCTTGCTTTTTGTTCTGCGGATGTGAACTTTATCCCGTTACTTAACCGTATTCAATTCATACTCCTATTTTAATGTAATCTATATTTTTACAGGCACTTCTGATTTGAAGCTTGTCTACTCTATCGAATGTTGTTCTTTATATAAGCTAATATCAAAACTAATATCCTAGTAATGTTATAAATATAAAATTATAATATTTCTCCCTGGGTTACGGTATTCAAAAAAGACTTTTAGGTCTTTATTAAATATTAAATGAGTTTTACTAGAGAATTATAAGTTACAACCCATTAACTCTATAAAACCTTCCATTTATAATATGTCAAACATTTTGAAATGAATTTTTATTGTTAGATTTCTAAGTTTAAACCGGGCCAGTAAAATAAGTTTAGAGATATAGTTTAGAGAGGTTTGCCTATAGATCTTTTTAGAGTGGAACCGCTAATTTTTGCACTACATGAAACTTTTGCTTAATTCTTTTTACTTATAAGCGGCTTTGCACAAAATCTCTCTTGCTTACAAGCACAATTTACTTATATTTATAAAAGGAAATAGGATTCCGCTCTTCCGATGAGTAAAAGAACTAATAAAACGTAGAATAGAGGAGAACCAATTAATTAATAAAAAACAGAGAAGAAGCTTTCAAAGCAAATTTCACAAGGATCCTTGTCAGGAATGGCATGTTTTTAACTTATGATAAAACCTATTAAACATATCGGGGTTCTTTGTGCAACATTAATCTAAGCTTAAAAATAAATTGGAAAAAAGGTATATATCAAAAATTTGTTAATAAGCGACCTTTAGGCAGCCTCCAAAAACTTATCTACACAACTTATCTACACAACAGTCGAAACACAATTTAATAGAACAAAATTTGAAAATAATGAAAGAGTGAACTAGCCTCTAAGTAATCCACAAACATATCAATAAAGTCAAGAATTTTTAAAGAGTTGATAAATGTTTGAGTTCTTCCAAAAACTCAATTCATTGTTCCAAATTCGAGATCAAGGGTGTCAATTTTGGTTTTAGGGTAAGCTCTATCTGAATATAGTTGCAGTTTTTTTTAAAAAAGTTTATAAAACAATAAAATTTGATAATTCTGAAGAATTTTTTCCATATTAACCAGTTTTAAGACTATACAGAGCTGGAAATCAAGAAATAAAAAATCAGCCAGGTAAAGTCTTCAGGATCACAGATTTAGGGACTAATTCTTCAAATCAGAGTGTTTGATCCGAAGTTTCGGATAGTTCCAGAAGGAACAGAGAAAACAAACATGATATTCTCTGAACAAAATGCACAACCAATGAAAGTGTTTGCAGATGGCAGCATTTTCATGCTAAATGTGGGATATGAGATGAAGACGGAAATATATGAGAAAAGCATTGACCTTGCAAGCCAGAAAATGCTTCAGAAGGCCGAAGAAGAAGGCATTGAAACCGCCTGGGATAGATATGAAAAACAACTACCTCAGTGCAGTTTCGGGCAGCTAGGAGTTTGCTGTCGGAATTGCAATATGGGTCCATGCAGGATTGATCCCTTCGGAGAAGGAGCTCAAAAGGGAATTTGCGGTGCTACCGCAGATATCATAGTTGCAAGGAATTTCCTTAGAATGATTGCCGCAGGCGCAGCAGCTCATTCCGACCATGCAAGAGATGCTGTTCTGACCTTTAAGAAAATGAGTGAAGGAGAAGCTGGCAGCTACAGGATAAAAGATGAAGCAAAACTGCTGTCTCTTGCTTCGGAATATGGGATTCCCTCAGAGGGCAAAAGCCTGGAGGAAGTCGCAGGCAAACTTGCCGACACACTGCTTCAGGAATTTGGAAAACAGGACGGACATCTCCAGTGTACCAGAAGAGTTCCTGAATCAAGGCTCAAGCTCTGGGCCGAGCTTGGAATAGAGCCCAGGGGAATTGACCGGGAAATCGTGGAATGTATGCACAGGACTCATATAGGTGTGGACAATGATGCGGTTCATATCCTGCTGCAAGGACTACGCACAGGGCTTTCCGATGGCTGGGGAGGTTCGATGATCGCCACCGATGTCCAGGACGTACTCTTCGGAACCCCACAGCCTAGAAGAAGCACAGTTAATCTGGGAGTACTGTCGAGCGATAAAGTAAATGTAATTGTCCACGGGCACGAACCTATTCTCTCAGAAATGATCGTGGAAGCTGCAGAAGATCCCGAACTCCTTAAACTGGCAGAGGAAAAGGGTGCATCAGGCATCAACGTTGCAGGGATCTGCTGTACTGGCAACGAGACCCTGATGCGGCACGGTACTCCAATAGCAGGAACCTTCCTTCAGCAGGAACTGGCAGTAATTACAGGCGCTGTGGAAGCTATGGTTGTCGATGTCCAGTGTGTCATGCCCTCGCTTGGGGAACTTACAGGATGCTACCATACGAAGTTTATATCTACGTCCCCAAAGGCCGATTTTCCCAACACCGTAAGAATGGAATTCCATGAAAACAGGGCTTATGAAACTGCAAAAGAAATCGTAAAGATTGCTGTCGAAAACTTCCCTAACAGGGTTCCGGAAAAGGTTACCATACCTGAAGAGAAGCAGGAGTGCATGGTTGGCTTCAGTGCCGAAGCTATCCTCAGTGCCCTTGGAGGAAGCCCTGATCCTCTTATTGAGGCAATAAAAGGCGGGGCAGTTAGGGGAATAGGAGCTGTTGTCGGCTGCAATAACGTAAAAATAAAGCACAATTACGGTCATGTCAACCTCGTTAAAGAACTGATCAAAAACAATGTGCTTGTGGTCACAACTGGCTGCAATGCAATTGCATGTGCCGAAGCAGGGCTTCTTCTGCCGGAAGCCTCCGAAATGGCAGGCGATGGGCTAAAAGCCGTCTGTAAGGCTCTGGGCATACCCCCTGTCCTGCATATGGGCTCCTGTGTTGATATCAGCCGTATCCTTGTGCTTGCATCCGCGATTGCAAACCGCCTGGGTGTGGACATAAGTGATCTTCCAGCAGCAGGAGCAGCTCCCGAATGGATGAGCGAAAAGGCGGTTAGCATCGGGGCTTATGTGGTTTCATCCGGCGTATTTACCGTTCTCGGGACTATTCCTGCTGTTCTTGGAAGTCAGGCTGTTACGTCCCTTCTGACAGGAGGCTTGAACGGTGTGGTGGGAGCAAGTTTTGCGGTTGAACCTGATCCCCTTAAAGCCGCAGACCTGATGCTTGAGCACATTGACGAAAAAAGAAAGGCTCTGGGCTTGAACTAAGAGATGATTTACAATGAAGGATTTAATGATTCGCCCCGAACGCTGTATGGGCTGCCGCTCATGTGAGACTGCATGTGCCGTTGCACATTCCGAGAGCAAAA
Coding sequences within:
- the pyrG gene encoding glutamine hydrolyzing CTP synthase yields the protein MKYIIVTGGVMSGLGKGITIASIGRNLKNKGYKVTAIKIDPYINIDAGTMSPYQHGEVFVLKDGGEVDLDLGNYERFLDTELTRDHNLTTGKIYLEVISKERRGDYLGKTVQIIPHVTNEIKNRIRKVAARSGADICLIEIGGTVGDIESMPFLEAVRQMHREEPSENIAFIHVTLAMEDLQGEQKTKPSQHSVKELRALGLSPEVIVVRSKSPLQESAKEKIALFCDVPQELVISAHDADDIYEVPLEIEEQGLTTQLMKHLQLDSNVENGAWKEMVARMKSTTDTVKLAIVGKYTNLEDSYLSILEAVKHGGIDNGCRVEVNMVEAEILEENPAEIEKLTQYDGILIPGGFGGRGTEGKMMAIKFARENDIPFLGICLGMQLAVIEFARNVAKLKGANSTEFDEDTPYPVIDLLPEQNGVADMGGTMRLGDYEAILKEGSIAAKIYGTNYIVERHRHRYEVNPEFVERLESYGIVFSGKNKNRMEIAEIPGKRFFFGSQFHPEFRSRPGRPSPPFNGLVAAMCKYRKEREGR
- a CDS encoding carboxymuconolactone decarboxylase family protein; translated protein: MNQNPYEIFQKECPEVAARFNDLIEAQKALKGLDAKTKQLITIAIQTANRNPRGVQMHAMMARNEGAAREEIIAAVVLNLHHSGFAKVLECLPAAIDGFEGKI
- a CDS encoding DUF7524 family protein; protein product: MQQTFQNVIINRQEINSIEFEKESVEISLSPGGEETFEVLITNYGSPTHIHFSVSDELKGQIIFLRDNPYVLQKEYVSVVARIPQEGRVLTKGQIYITAGYGSRKKGFPVQLGKIDPKPQEHSEDESHAGNQEDELSSQRSSTTLPIKLSHPKSGNDFGGFSSFIHRSFKGSFSATERKSPIHISDNEKLPLNIAFGGFLLLACLFFLYFILPSGLQFKVSFAQSVLFSILFVTCMIYILLKIAEES
- the pyrE gene encoding orotate phosphoribosyltransferase; amino-acid sequence: MSKTNLETGNNIENQKQELIAALKACGAVRYGDFTLASGKKSKYYIDIKKASTDPKTLKLIARQAAFRIKQMDVNIIAGVELGGVPLATAVSMETELPLLIVRKSIKDYGTKSRFVGDIRPEDRLVMLEDVTTSGGSVRNAIEVVRETGASVKYVISVVDREEGAIENLKEAGTELVPLVSARDLLK
- the cooS gene encoding anaerobic carbon-monoxide dehydrogenase catalytic subunit — its product is MKVFADGSIFMLNVGYEMKTEIYEKSIDLASQKMLQKAEEEGIETAWDRYEKQLPQCSFGQLGVCCRNCNMGPCRIDPFGEGAQKGICGATADIIVARNFLRMIAAGAAAHSDHARDAVLTFKKMSEGEAGSYRIKDEAKLLSLASEYGIPSEGKSLEEVAGKLADTLLQEFGKQDGHLQCTRRVPESRLKLWAELGIEPRGIDREIVECMHRTHIGVDNDAVHILLQGLRTGLSDGWGGSMIATDVQDVLFGTPQPRRSTVNLGVLSSDKVNVIVHGHEPILSEMIVEAAEDPELLKLAEEKGASGINVAGICCTGNETLMRHGTPIAGTFLQQELAVITGAVEAMVVDVQCVMPSLGELTGCYHTKFISTSPKADFPNTVRMEFHENRAYETAKEIVKIAVENFPNRVPEKVTIPEEKQECMVGFSAEAILSALGGSPDPLIEAIKGGAVRGIGAVVGCNNVKIKHNYGHVNLVKELIKNNVLVVTTGCNAIACAEAGLLLPEASEMAGDGLKAVCKALGIPPVLHMGSCVDISRILVLASAIANRLGVDISDLPAAGAAPEWMSEKAVSIGAYVVSSGVFTVLGTIPAVLGSQAVTSLLTGGLNGVVGASFAVEPDPLKAADLMLEHIDEKRKALGLN
- the purD gene encoding phosphoribosylamine--glycine ligase; translation: MKILLIGGGGREHAIAEGIKKSKHNPSLYALMAKKNPGIAALCEDFLLEKETEVEKVVEYAKARNVEMAFVGPEAPLAAGVADALWEAGIPVVGPKKACAIIEFDKAWARNFMKKYGIEGCPAYEVFTEEKPAHAFIEKLGDVAVKPSGLTGGKGVKVMGDQLPDLEAAKSYTSELLEKGSVVIEERFIGEEFTLQAFVDGKSLVFFPAVQDHKRAYEGDLGPNTGGMGSYTDAGEILPFMLPEDLEKAKKIMQDTVKALSKETGAGYQGILYGQFILTASGPKVVEFNARFGDPEAMNVISLLETDFVDIMSAVVKGTLGDLPVSFSKKATVCKYAVPAGYPENPEKDSEVTVGDIGDASIYYASVYEKEGKVYTTSSRAIAVVGIAETIAAAEKIAQNALENLHGKLFFRKDIGTTALIQKRIDHMKELRG
- a CDS encoding methytransferase partner Trm112, producing the protein MKRDLMDILACPICKGDLVLNVVEENEGEVISGTLYCPVCKEHYPIDEGIPNLLPPDLRN
- a CDS encoding CDP-2,3-bis-(O-geranylgeranyl)-sn-glycerol synthase, encoding MLPAYLSNPFAAVFGGGKPIDWGKTYKDGRRILGDGKTYRGLFSGIFCGFIAGCIEIWLSSRGFEVMGIKMPAFGPDYKSSLIIVLALASGALFGDMFKSFFKRRMGLKRGASLPLVDQLDFVVGAWVFTYLVAPEWFVSNFTHGIMLTVIIITPLLHLATNIIGYFIGVKKEPW